A stretch of the Snodgrassella alvi genome encodes the following:
- a CDS encoding MFS transporter yields the protein MSHTTYQLKPHERPMMAGSPSFPDHPWKRRVCYAIIGVIVGLTAGFTNGMMLANIPQIQGYLGLTPEQGGWIQVSYYMFSAIISVLLFKIRQNFGLPRYVSYIVTGLIITNCLQFFFHDYHMELFARGMSGLVGGSLNSMAMYYMMQAMPAIHRGKGILLGLGLTQLSQPLARFLSPLLLQHEQFQLVFSFQLGMALLVCGAVWLLPIPSGYLEKSFEKIDLISFPLMAAGIAFISAGAVQGRIVWWDKDWIGWLFVAGIVCCMLSVIIEYNRKRPMFDIKWMMHTNGMLQVLVFGSLIRVALSEQNMGAAGLMTALGLSNDQMIHFYAVTSCGAALGLMTSVLTFKPTDIKLPLVISFAIIAIASFMEVGQNQWSRPVNFYLPEFMIAFASLFFFGPVMMEGMIRALAKDPVYIMSFSAVFGFSQTVGGLIGSALLNAFITIRTRVHLINSADGSYLTDPQVNQLIQQNAQASQRFSFDSTWNHAYGVSKLIQQDTMLAQVAAYNDLFVTVGIGSLICFLVVGAQRWWHQLHGTNPIGKELRGFAAARQRAMQEPPKQ from the coding sequence ATGTCTCATACTACCTATCAGTTAAAACCGCATGAACGCCCAATGATGGCCGGTTCCCCTTCCTTTCCGGACCATCCGTGGAAACGCCGTGTCTGCTATGCCATCATCGGCGTGATCGTAGGCTTAACTGCCGGATTTACCAATGGCATGATGCTGGCCAATATTCCTCAGATTCAAGGCTATTTGGGGCTGACACCCGAGCAAGGAGGCTGGATACAAGTCTCTTATTATATGTTTAGTGCCATTATTAGCGTCTTACTATTTAAAATTCGTCAGAATTTCGGCTTGCCACGTTATGTTAGCTATATCGTTACGGGACTTATCATTACCAACTGCCTGCAATTCTTTTTCCATGATTATCATATGGAATTATTTGCTCGCGGTATGAGCGGACTCGTAGGTGGCAGTTTAAATAGCATGGCCATGTACTACATGATGCAAGCCATGCCCGCTATACATCGCGGTAAAGGCATACTACTCGGCCTCGGCTTGACCCAGCTAAGCCAGCCGCTGGCCAGATTTCTTTCTCCTTTGCTGTTGCAGCACGAACAATTTCAGCTAGTGTTCAGCTTTCAGCTTGGCATGGCGTTGCTGGTATGCGGAGCCGTATGGCTACTTCCTATTCCTTCTGGCTATCTGGAAAAATCATTCGAAAAAATCGACCTAATTAGTTTTCCTCTAATGGCTGCAGGCATCGCCTTTATTTCCGCTGGTGCAGTGCAGGGACGCATTGTCTGGTGGGACAAAGACTGGATTGGCTGGCTGTTTGTTGCCGGCATTGTATGCTGTATGCTTTCCGTAATTATTGAATACAACCGCAAGCGGCCAATGTTTGATATCAAATGGATGATGCATACCAACGGCATGTTACAGGTATTGGTTTTCGGCTCACTTATCCGCGTAGCCCTGTCCGAGCAAAACATGGGTGCAGCTGGTCTAATGACTGCATTAGGTCTAAGTAACGATCAGATGATTCATTTCTATGCCGTAACATCTTGTGGCGCAGCATTGGGACTAATGACTAGCGTACTAACATTCAAACCTACCGATATTAAATTACCACTGGTGATTTCATTCGCCATCATCGCCATTGCCAGCTTTATGGAAGTTGGACAAAATCAGTGGTCGCGACCAGTGAATTTTTACCTACCAGAATTCATGATTGCTTTTGCATCATTATTCTTTTTCGGTCCTGTGATGATGGAGGGTATGATTCGCGCGCTCGCCAAAGATCCTGTTTACATTATGAGCTTCTCCGCTGTATTTGGATTTTCACAAACTGTCGGTGGTCTAATTGGTTCAGCTCTGCTGAACGCCTTTATCACCATCCGTACCCGTGTGCATTTAATCAATAGCGCAGATGGTTCCTATTTAACTGACCCTCAGGTTAATCAGCTCATCCAGCAAAATGCGCAAGCCAGCCAGCGATTCAGCTTCGACAGCACATGGAATCACGCATATGGCGTGAGTAAATTAATTCAGCAAGATACCATGCTGGCACAAGTAGCCGCTTACAATGATTTATTCGTTACCGTAGGCATTGGTTCATTAATCTGTTTTCTAGTAGTTGGCGCACAACGCTGGTGGCATCAGCTGCATGGCACCAACCCTATCGGAAAAGAACTCAGAGGCTTTGCAGCAGCACGCCAGCGCGCGATGCAGGAACCGCCCAAACAATAA
- a CDS encoding HlyD family secretion protein translates to MTNTPQNTSGQKPDTETNKPENSASATQNLGSASSSAQTGDKQTSSNQNNGAAAAGQNNTSPTQPSANQWQPPKRKWFVTAMLVLVLMLGVLMILRAWKLPPFRNSMVSTDNAYVRGQTTIISPQVTGYVTKVYVQDFDEVKAGQPLIQIDDRIYKQKVAAAEAGIGLQDSSLANYEQNRRIKEANLVAREADIANAQAQLEKAQADMARVNVLVADGSLSLRERDQTRAALKQAQTGVAEAKAQYRVAQEDLKSTHVNKGGLKANVDNAHAQLGLAQIDLSNTVVRAPENGRLSEISVKNGQLVNAGTQLMFLVPARKWVVANFKEAQTANIRVGQPAWFTVDALNGAKIRGTVEKISPAAGSEFSAIKPDTTTGNFVKVPQRIAVRIRIDNHNELFERLRPGMSVVVSIDTTRVKA, encoded by the coding sequence ATGACAAACACACCACAAAACACATCTGGACAAAAACCGGATACCGAAACAAACAAGCCTGAAAACTCGGCATCTGCCACCCAAAATTTAGGCAGCGCCTCTTCATCAGCACAGACCGGTGACAAACAGACCAGTTCAAATCAAAACAACGGTGCTGCGGCCGCCGGCCAGAATAATACGTCACCCACTCAGCCATCAGCCAATCAGTGGCAGCCACCTAAACGCAAATGGTTTGTCACCGCTATGCTGGTACTGGTGCTGATGCTGGGTGTACTAATGATTTTACGCGCATGGAAATTGCCACCATTTCGCAATTCCATGGTTTCTACCGATAATGCTTATGTACGAGGCCAGACTACTATCATTAGCCCACAGGTCACCGGCTATGTTACCAAAGTATATGTACAGGATTTTGACGAAGTAAAAGCTGGTCAGCCACTTATTCAGATAGATGATCGCATCTATAAACAGAAAGTAGCGGCTGCGGAAGCCGGAATTGGTCTGCAAGATAGCTCCCTAGCTAATTACGAACAAAACCGCCGTATCAAAGAAGCCAATCTGGTTGCCAGAGAAGCAGATATAGCCAATGCACAGGCTCAGCTGGAAAAAGCACAGGCCGATATGGCAAGGGTAAATGTACTGGTGGCAGACGGCTCTCTGTCTTTGCGTGAGCGTGACCAGACACGTGCCGCATTAAAACAGGCACAAACCGGCGTTGCAGAAGCCAAAGCACAGTACCGCGTTGCTCAGGAAGACCTGAAAAGCACCCATGTCAATAAGGGCGGCCTGAAAGCCAATGTGGATAATGCACATGCCCAGCTAGGTCTGGCACAGATTGACCTGTCCAATACGGTAGTGAGAGCTCCGGAAAACGGCCGTCTAAGTGAAATCAGCGTTAAAAATGGCCAACTAGTAAATGCAGGCACACAATTAATGTTTCTGGTACCGGCACGCAAATGGGTAGTGGCCAATTTCAAAGAAGCTCAGACAGCCAATATTCGAGTTGGCCAGCCAGCATGGTTTACCGTAGACGCATTAAACGGCGCCAAAATCAGAGGCACAGTGGAAAAAATCTCACCAGCTGCAGGCAGTGAATTTTCCGCCATCAAACCTGATACCACCACTGGCAACTTTGTCAAAGTACCGCAACGCATTGCCGTACGCATCCGTATCGATAACCATAATGAACTATTTGAACGCCTGCGTCCCGGCATGTCGGTAGTAGTCAGTATTGATACCACTAGGGTGAAAGCATGA
- a CDS encoding efflux transporter outer membrane subunit, whose amino-acid sequence MNAQLIKLSILTAMAIGLNGCIPRIPAVPATARVQAPAYWHEQSTPTSQNADAQWWKQLNDPVLDQLINEALTNNIDLALAQTRVQEALAQEHASRASLLPTLEASGGTTRQKSLNAFGVATLTRVEQPSFQAAYELDVFGKNRHTFQAGRLNRQATETAEAATRLSVISTTVKSYITLRALDEKLNLLQKTLDARQRELKIAQSKANVGYTSKLELNQAQAEYAATLQQIPVVQSSISQQEHALSMLVGSSSRTIERGLPLSQLQAPAIPDMLPSELMQNRPDIVQSSLLLAASDANLASARAQFLPSVKISAAFGRIFSTAPIKEPVNVWSIGGSILAPIFEGGSIKANFDLNVARRNEAAWNYRKTVLTALKEVEDQLSASYRLQEQEQALEMEQKALASALHHASNRYHAGYSPYLDVLDSQRNLLSVESQLIQSKADYLNAQVSLYQALGGGWTPARNTDTHH is encoded by the coding sequence ATGAACGCCCAATTGATTAAGTTATCCATACTTACGGCTATGGCTATCGGCCTCAACGGTTGTATTCCTCGTATACCGGCTGTACCGGCCACAGCACGAGTACAAGCCCCCGCTTACTGGCACGAACAATCCACACCAACTAGTCAGAACGCAGATGCTCAATGGTGGAAACAGCTGAATGACCCTGTGCTGGATCAGCTCATCAATGAAGCTCTAACAAACAATATTGATTTAGCTCTGGCTCAGACCCGTGTTCAGGAAGCACTAGCTCAGGAACACGCCTCGCGCGCCTCGTTGCTACCCACACTGGAGGCCAGCGGTGGCACCACCCGCCAGAAAAGTCTGAATGCGTTTGGAGTGGCCACTTTAACACGAGTAGAACAGCCCAGTTTTCAGGCCGCCTATGAACTGGATGTATTCGGTAAAAACCGCCATACCTTTCAGGCTGGCCGTTTAAACCGACAAGCCACTGAAACGGCCGAAGCTGCCACACGCCTGAGTGTAATCAGTACCACAGTGAAATCCTATATTACCCTACGAGCTCTGGATGAAAAACTCAATCTGCTACAAAAAACATTAGATGCACGACAGCGCGAACTGAAAATTGCCCAGTCCAAAGCCAATGTTGGTTATACATCCAAACTTGAGCTAAATCAGGCACAAGCAGAGTATGCCGCCACATTGCAGCAGATTCCGGTAGTCCAATCGAGTATCAGCCAGCAAGAACATGCATTGAGTATGCTGGTTGGCTCCAGCAGCCGCACCATTGAGCGTGGTTTACCATTATCCCAACTGCAAGCACCGGCCATTCCTGACATGCTGCCGTCTGAACTGATGCAGAATCGTCCAGATATAGTTCAATCCTCATTATTACTGGCTGCCAGCGATGCCAATCTAGCTTCAGCGCGAGCACAGTTTCTACCGTCAGTGAAAATCAGTGCTGCTTTTGGCCGTATTTTTTCCACTGCTCCGATTAAAGAACCGGTAAACGTCTGGAGTATAGGCGGCAGTATACTGGCACCCATCTTTGAAGGCGGTAGTATCAAGGCCAACTTTGATTTGAATGTAGCCAGACGCAACGAAGCTGCATGGAATTATCGAAAAACCGTGCTCACAGCGCTAAAAGAAGTGGAAGACCAGCTCTCCGCTAGCTACCGTCTGCAAGAACAGGAACAAGCATTGGAAATGGAGCAGAAAGCACTGGCAAGTGCTCTACATCACGCTAGCAACCGCTATCATGCCGGATATTCACCTTACTTAGACGTACTGGATAGTCAGCGCAATTTACTCAGTGTAGAAAGTCAGCTAATTCAGAGTAAAGCGGATTACCTGAACGCACAGGTTTCACTATATCAGGCATTGGGTGGCGGCTGGACACCAGCTAGAAACACTGATACCCATCATTGA
- the sbmA gene encoding peptide antibiotic transporter SbmA — MFQSFFPKPRWFFLSAILWIGLNIALWYTGGKSAGEWFGFPQGYADKPLAIGLSRFWSPAFVWFYIWFVLATLVFAVFWSVVARHPWQRWSIWGSALILFNIWFNVQVSVAINAWYGPFWDMIQKMLSSGGGPISNIYQNMLTFLLIAMVSVTMIMLNAFFVSHYVFRWRTAMNQYYIDHWPKLHTVEGASQRVQEDTMRFATIVEELCVSLVRAVMVLIAFLPILFELSSHVPVLALIGEIKYSLVWAAIGWSLFGTVLLMVVGIKLPGLQFNNQKVEAAYRKELVYGEDDIARAQPATLKELFERVRVNYYRLYFHYAYFNLVSTWYMQLDNLFGLFILSPSIAAGTMTLGLINQILNVFGNVRDSFQYLISSWKTIIELLSIHKRLKAFESILNTKN; from the coding sequence GTGTTCCAGTCGTTTTTTCCTAAGCCTCGTTGGTTTTTTTTGTCTGCCATTTTGTGGATTGGTTTAAATATTGCTCTCTGGTATACGGGAGGTAAGTCTGCTGGTGAATGGTTCGGCTTTCCGCAAGGCTATGCTGATAAGCCTCTGGCTATTGGCCTTTCTCGTTTTTGGTCGCCCGCTTTTGTATGGTTTTATATCTGGTTTGTGCTGGCTACGTTGGTATTCGCGGTTTTCTGGTCGGTGGTGGCACGCCATCCATGGCAGCGTTGGTCTATATGGGGTTCGGCATTAATTCTGTTTAACATCTGGTTTAATGTGCAGGTAAGTGTGGCGATTAATGCCTGGTATGGACCGTTCTGGGACATGATACAGAAGATGCTTAGCAGTGGTGGAGGGCCAATCAGTAATATTTATCAGAATATGCTGACATTTTTGCTGATTGCGATGGTTTCGGTGACTATGATTATGCTGAATGCTTTTTTTGTCAGCCATTATGTGTTTCGCTGGCGCACCGCGATGAACCAATATTATATAGACCACTGGCCAAAATTACATACAGTAGAAGGAGCCTCTCAGCGGGTGCAGGAAGATACAATGCGCTTTGCCACTATTGTGGAAGAATTGTGTGTCAGTCTGGTACGGGCTGTGATGGTGCTGATTGCTTTTTTACCGATTCTGTTTGAATTGTCGAGCCATGTACCTGTGCTTGCATTGATTGGTGAAATTAAATACTCGCTGGTTTGGGCGGCGATAGGCTGGTCTTTATTTGGTACGGTGCTGCTGATGGTGGTGGGGATTAAGCTACCGGGATTGCAATTCAATAATCAGAAAGTAGAAGCAGCTTACCGGAAAGAGTTGGTATATGGAGAGGATGATATTGCACGCGCCCAGCCAGCTACATTAAAAGAACTTTTTGAGCGGGTAAGGGTGAATTACTACCGATTGTATTTTCATTACGCCTATTTTAATTTGGTGAGTACATGGTACATGCAGTTGGATAATTTATTCGGTTTATTCATATTATCCCCTTCGATTGCAGCAGGCACTATGACTTTGGGGCTAATTAATCAGATTCTGAACGTGTTTGGCAATGTGCGTGATTCGTTCCAATATCTGATTAGTTCGTGGAAAACTATTATTGAGCTATTGTCGATTCATAAACGTTTGAAAGCTTTTGAATCGATATTAAATACTAAAAATTAA
- the fumC gene encoding class II fumarate hydratase, whose protein sequence is MNTRIEHDSMGEIAVSENVYWGAQTQRSLQNFDIGGETLPPAMIQAMALVKKAAALTNQQLGRISDECAGLIVQAAERVLAGELADQFPLVVWQTGSGTQSNMNMNEVLANVANEIAGQPRGSYKPVHPNDHVNHAQSTNDSFPTAIHVATAIQINQHLLPTVKALRNTLAAKAEAFKDIVKIGRTHLQDATPLTLGQEFSGYVSQLDHGLERLQQALHWLYELPLGGTAVGTGLNSHPEYAVKAAAKLAELTGLPFVTAPNKFEALAGRDAVVFASGSLKTLAVSLNKIANDIRWLASGPRCGIGEITIPANEPGSSIMPGKVNPTQCEAMTMVAAQVMGNDTTITVAGASGNFELNVFMPVLVFNILQSVRLLADACNSFNLRCAEGIEPVREKIDANLHHSLMLVTALNRHIGYEKAAKIAKTAYAQNTSLKQAAIELGFLTAEEFDEWVIPEDMIAPH, encoded by the coding sequence ATGAATACACGTATTGAACATGACAGCATGGGTGAGATCGCTGTATCTGAAAATGTTTATTGGGGAGCGCAAACTCAGCGTAGCCTGCAAAATTTTGATATCGGTGGTGAAACTTTGCCGCCAGCCATGATTCAGGCCATGGCTTTGGTAAAAAAGGCAGCTGCATTGACCAATCAGCAGCTCGGACGCATCAGTGACGAATGTGCCGGACTGATTGTACAGGCGGCAGAACGTGTTCTGGCTGGCGAACTGGCAGACCAGTTTCCTCTGGTTGTGTGGCAGACTGGTTCTGGTACGCAGAGCAATATGAACATGAATGAGGTTCTGGCTAATGTGGCTAACGAAATTGCCGGACAGCCTCGTGGTAGCTACAAACCAGTGCATCCAAATGATCATGTGAATCATGCTCAATCTACCAATGATTCATTCCCGACAGCCATTCATGTGGCTACAGCTATCCAAATTAATCAGCATTTGTTGCCAACAGTAAAAGCATTGAGAAACACATTGGCGGCTAAAGCTGAAGCCTTCAAAGATATAGTTAAGATTGGCCGTACACATTTGCAAGATGCAACACCGCTGACATTAGGACAGGAATTCAGTGGCTATGTTAGCCAGTTGGATCATGGTCTGGAACGTTTGCAGCAGGCATTGCATTGGTTGTATGAGTTACCATTGGGCGGTACTGCTGTGGGTACTGGCTTGAACAGCCATCCGGAATATGCGGTAAAAGCGGCAGCAAAACTAGCGGAACTGACCGGTTTACCATTTGTAACTGCACCAAATAAATTTGAAGCACTTGCTGGCCGTGACGCTGTGGTGTTTGCTTCTGGTAGCCTGAAGACACTGGCAGTAAGTCTGAACAAGATTGCTAACGATATCCGCTGGCTGGCCAGTGGCCCGCGCTGTGGCATTGGTGAAATTACTATTCCAGCCAATGAGCCTGGCTCAAGTATTATGCCGGGTAAAGTGAATCCTACTCAGTGTGAGGCTATGACGATGGTCGCAGCACAAGTAATGGGTAACGACACGACGATTACAGTAGCCGGTGCGTCCGGTAACTTTGAGCTGAATGTGTTTATGCCTGTGCTGGTGTTTAATATTCTGCAATCAGTTCGCTTATTGGCAGATGCATGTAATAGTTTTAATCTGCGTTGTGCGGAAGGTATTGAGCCGGTACGTGAGAAAATTGATGCCAATTTGCATCATTCACTAATGCTGGTTACAGCTCTGAACCGCCATATCGGCTATGAAAAAGCTGCTAAAATAGCCAAAACTGCCTATGCGCAAAATACCAGCCTGAAACAGGCTGCTATTGAACTGGGTTTCCTCACTGCCGAAGAGTTTGATGAGTGGGTGATTCCTGAAGATATGATTGCTCCGCATTAA
- a CDS encoding META domain-containing protein, with amino-acid sequence MKKLKLILATVTALLMVSACAIADKPNTRYLSGNWQIRTLNGEPTPDTSARIRFDPNTHQYYAFFGCNHIQGNYRDFRHTLHLSQPFGIDKMCANIEDERTGTGTLGFVNSWRIINDTTGVRLQLLDKQHYVRVEARLLKDADNEQH; translated from the coding sequence ATGAAAAAGCTGAAACTGATTCTGGCTACCGTGACTGCCCTGTTAATGGTTAGTGCCTGTGCCATTGCAGACAAACCCAATACCCGTTATCTGTCCGGTAACTGGCAAATTCGTACTTTAAATGGTGAGCCTACTCCGGATACCAGCGCTCGAATCCGTTTCGACCCAAATACACACCAATATTATGCTTTTTTTGGCTGTAATCATATCCAAGGTAACTACCGAGATTTTCGCCACACTCTGCATCTAAGCCAACCGTTCGGTATCGATAAAATGTGTGCCAACATCGAAGATGAACGCACCGGTACCGGTACCCTCGGTTTCGTTAATTCATGGCGTATCATCAACGATACCACCGGAGTGCGGCTGCAACTGTTAGATAAACAGCACTATGTACGTGTCGAAGCTCGTTTATTAAAAGACGCCGACAACGAACAACATTAA
- a CDS encoding 5'-methylthioadenosine/adenosylhomocysteine nucleosidase: MPTPLIAVIAAMQPELDYLLTQLEKRQDDVAGAVHFYLGEIKGVRVVLALSGIGKVNAALTTAIIIERYAPDYVINTGSAGGLKAGMQIGDVVVGQEVAHHDVDVTAFGYESGQVPQLPPRFKASELLVEAATCAAQVFTGAHIHTGLIVSGDQFIGTAEQNSAIKDKFADVLAVEMEAAAIAQTCYQLHIPFVIIRAISDNGDANAAISFDEFLQQAGQNSARMVIDLITLGLQNNPE; encoded by the coding sequence ATGCCAACACCTTTAATTGCCGTTATTGCTGCCATGCAGCCTGAGCTGGATTATTTACTAACTCAACTGGAAAAACGTCAGGATGATGTGGCTGGAGCAGTGCATTTTTATCTAGGTGAAATTAAGGGTGTGCGGGTAGTGCTGGCACTAAGCGGAATAGGTAAAGTCAATGCGGCACTGACAACGGCAATCATTATTGAACGATATGCACCTGATTATGTGATTAATACGGGAAGTGCAGGCGGTCTTAAAGCTGGTATGCAGATTGGTGATGTGGTGGTAGGACAAGAAGTAGCTCATCATGATGTCGATGTTACTGCTTTTGGCTATGAATCTGGTCAGGTACCACAGCTGCCACCTAGATTTAAAGCTAGTGAGCTTTTGGTTGAAGCAGCTACTTGTGCGGCGCAAGTATTCACTGGTGCACATATCCATACAGGCTTGATAGTCAGCGGAGATCAGTTTATTGGTACTGCCGAGCAGAACAGTGCCATCAAAGATAAATTTGCTGATGTGCTGGCGGTGGAAATGGAAGCCGCTGCCATTGCTCAGACCTGCTATCAGTTGCATATCCCGTTTGTCATCATCCGAGCCATTTCCGATAATGGTGACGCTAATGCTGCCATCAGTTTTGATGAATTTTTACAGCAAGCAGGCCAAAATTCTGCACGCATGGTAATTGATTTAATTACTTTAGGTCTGCAAAATAACCCTGAATGA
- a CDS encoding cation:proton antiporter — MDIAFQFSALLALGIGAQWLAWYLKQPSVLFLLFTGIIIGPVLGWFQPDKVMGDLLFPCISLGVAIILFEGALTLQFHEISQHGRVVQNLVTFGTLITIAVLSLATYWLFKLDIRVAILFGALVCVTGPTVIAPMLRSVRPRTKIANILRWEGIIIDPIGAIAVVLVYEYIVSNGHENSLLLFSKIVLVAVICGGLGAVILANAIKRYWLPEYMRNVVTFAFVLILFSFSNYLESQSGLLTVTILGLALANWPQFPRQSILAFNESLTLLFIPTLFIILAARMDLAALLGLGWHGLLLLMIAMFVARPLAVWFSSIHSGLSVQEKLMISWIGPRGIVAASIASLFAMRLEHQHLAGTELLAPLVFLIIIGTVLIQGLGAKTIAIILKVREPANNGVLIVGSNDVALMLANTLKQLNIDVLVADYHYIQIARARMQGLRTYFGNPVSENAQTQLDLIGIGHLFAVSRDKELNTLCELQFRHEFGEQNIYRIRFAEEQHLTARAQKQHQFVSRQLFEKEVTFGRLENMLNKQARIKITNITATYDYQQYCHDHPQAIPLFLQDKNNTLYIISSEFQPASAIGKRLIALDY; from the coding sequence ATGGATATAGCCTTTCAGTTTTCAGCATTACTGGCACTGGGCATAGGTGCACAATGGCTGGCGTGGTATCTGAAACAACCATCCGTACTGTTTCTGTTGTTCACTGGCATTATCATTGGACCAGTGCTGGGATGGTTTCAGCCTGATAAAGTCATGGGCGACCTCCTTTTTCCGTGTATTTCTTTAGGTGTAGCCATTATCTTGTTTGAAGGCGCCCTTACGCTGCAATTTCACGAAATCAGCCAGCATGGCCGTGTAGTTCAAAATCTGGTGACCTTTGGCACCCTCATTACCATTGCAGTATTATCACTAGCTACCTATTGGCTGTTTAAACTGGACATACGGGTGGCTATACTGTTTGGAGCCCTCGTCTGTGTCACCGGCCCCACCGTTATTGCGCCCATGCTGCGTAGCGTCAGGCCACGTACAAAGATTGCCAATATTCTGCGCTGGGAAGGCATTATCATCGACCCCATCGGCGCCATTGCCGTTGTACTCGTCTACGAGTACATAGTTTCCAACGGCCACGAAAATTCACTGCTGCTTTTTAGCAAAATTGTGCTGGTAGCTGTAATCTGTGGCGGGCTGGGTGCTGTAATTCTAGCTAATGCCATCAAACGCTATTGGCTGCCGGAATACATGCGCAACGTCGTCACCTTTGCATTTGTACTTATTCTGTTCTCTTTTTCCAACTATCTGGAAAGCCAATCCGGCTTGCTCACGGTAACGATTTTAGGACTTGCACTAGCTAACTGGCCCCAATTTCCTCGTCAAAGTATTCTGGCATTTAACGAATCCCTTACCTTACTCTTCATTCCGACATTATTCATTATTCTTGCGGCACGTATGGACCTAGCTGCGCTACTTGGTCTTGGCTGGCACGGATTGTTGCTACTGATGATTGCCATGTTCGTTGCACGTCCGTTGGCCGTTTGGTTTTCTTCTATCCACTCCGGTTTAAGCGTGCAGGAGAAACTAATGATTAGCTGGATCGGACCGCGTGGTATTGTCGCAGCCTCGATTGCCTCATTGTTTGCAATGCGTTTAGAGCACCAGCATTTAGCCGGTACAGAACTACTGGCACCATTGGTATTTCTAATTATTATTGGTACCGTGTTGATTCAGGGGCTGGGCGCAAAAACAATTGCTATCATCTTGAAAGTACGCGAACCAGCCAATAACGGCGTACTGATTGTTGGCAGCAACGATGTCGCCCTGATGCTGGCTAATACCCTAAAACAACTGAATATCGATGTTTTGGTTGCCGATTATCACTACATACAGATTGCCCGTGCCCGCATGCAGGGTCTTCGCACCTATTTCGGTAATCCGGTATCAGAAAATGCACAGACACAACTAGACCTAATTGGCATTGGCCATTTGTTCGCCGTCAGCCGCGATAAAGAACTGAATACCTTATGTGAACTCCAATTTCGGCATGAATTCGGCGAGCAGAATATCTATCGTATCCGTTTTGCCGAAGAACAGCATTTAACCGCTCGCGCCCAGAAACAACATCAGTTTGTTTCCCGCCAACTGTTTGAAAAAGAGGTGACATTCGGGCGTCTGGAAAACATGCTAAACAAGCAGGCTCGGATAAAAATTACCAACATTACTGCTACCTACGACTATCAGCAGTACTGTCATGACCATCCGCAAGCAATTCCTCTATTTTTACAGGATAAAAACAATACCTTATATATCATCAGCAGTGAGTTTCAGCCAGCATCCGCCATTGGCAAAAGATTAATTGCATTGGATTACTGA
- a CDS encoding RnfABCDGE type electron transport complex subunit B, giving the protein MFIASEHIDRLLPQTQCRQCGYQGCAPYAQALSRGEAAINLCTPGGMAVICDLAQLLNVPVIPPADTNKAQQPKAIAIIDEDECIGCTACIKACPVDAIFGATKQMHTVITSECSGCELCLPPCPVDCIHMQPVADQWLPRSRLLTEDIQNERFAAAKQAHTRFQHRNERLHRLQKQKQQQLQARQKKTTATTTKLNSASNINPAALIAKAMAKAHTQQQQRRVPDNHDSFQQQQIAKAQQQASYRRAMRDFQYGNEKQKAEAQEWLRLYKQQHESQQ; this is encoded by the coding sequence ATGTTTATTGCTTCAGAACACATCGACCGGCTATTACCACAAACCCAGTGCAGGCAATGTGGCTATCAGGGCTGTGCCCCTTATGCACAGGCATTAAGCCGAGGCGAGGCAGCCATTAATCTGTGTACACCGGGAGGAATGGCAGTTATCTGTGATCTGGCGCAATTACTCAATGTACCGGTGATCCCTCCTGCTGACACCAATAAAGCTCAGCAGCCTAAGGCTATAGCCATCATTGATGAAGACGAATGTATTGGGTGTACCGCCTGTATCAAAGCCTGCCCAGTAGATGCCATTTTTGGTGCAACCAAGCAAATGCATACCGTTATTACCAGCGAATGCAGTGGATGTGAATTATGTCTACCCCCCTGTCCGGTAGACTGTATCCATATGCAGCCAGTAGCAGACCAATGGTTACCCCGCTCTCGTCTTTTAACTGAAGACATTCAAAATGAGCGCTTTGCCGCTGCTAAACAGGCTCATACCCGTTTCCAACACCGTAACGAACGCTTGCATCGTCTACAAAAACAAAAACAACAGCAATTACAGGCACGGCAGAAGAAAACCACAGCCACAACAACTAAATTAAATTCAGCAAGCAACATCAATCCAGCGGCTCTGATTGCCAAAGCCATGGCTAAAGCGCATACTCAGCAGCAGCAACGACGTGTGCCGGATAATCACGATTCATTTCAGCAACAGCAGATTGCCAAAGCTCAGCAACAGGCCAGCTACCGCCGCGCCATGCGTGATTTCCAGTATGGAAATGAAAAGCAAAAAGCAGAGGCACAGGAATGGCTGCGTTTATACAAACAACAGCACGAATCCCAACAATAA